The Chanos chanos chromosome 6, fChaCha1.1, whole genome shotgun sequence genome includes a region encoding these proteins:
- the LOC115815023 gene encoding uridine phosphorylase 1-like, whose protein sequence is MIFTFKYHFKYHFNLSTAHDLPKTFGDVKFVCVGGTPRRMKSFSEYIAGELGLADASVFNICGETDRYAMYKTGPVLSVSHGIGIPSISVMLHELFKLLYYAQCTDVTLIRLGTSGGIGLEPGTVVVTKQAVDGRFQPRFKQTVLGKSVVWPTELDSELAEELLKCSKELPEFNTIIANAMCTMDFYEGQARMDGSFCSFTEEEKKKYLDEAHTAGVRNIEMESSVFAAVCKRGNIRAAVVCVTLLDRLKGDQITCSLDVLHNYEKRPKSLVGRYIKKHLSV, encoded by the exons ATGATTTTCACTTTTAAGTATCATTTTAAGTACCATTTTAACCTGTCGACCGCTCATGACCTCCCTAAAACGTTTGGGGATGTTAAA tttgtatgtgttgggGGGACACCTCGGAGAATGAAGTCATTCAGTGAGTACATCGCTGGTGAACTGGGCTTGGCAGACGCTAGCGTATTCAATATATGTGGAGAAACTGACCGCTATGCCATGTACAAAACTGGACCCgtcctctctgtcagt caTGGAATTGGCATTCCCTCCATATCAGTAATGCTACACGAGCTCTTTAAGCTACTGTACTATGCTCAGTGCACTGATGTGACCTTGATCCGCTTGGGGACATCTGGCGGAATAG GCTTGGAGCCTGGGACAGTCGTGGTCACTAAACAGGCAGTGGATGGCAGATTTCAGCCACGttttaaacagactgttttGGGCAAGTCGGTGGTGTGGCCCACTGAACTGGACTCTGAGTTAGCTGAGGAGTTACTTAAGTGCAGCAAAGAGCTGCCAGAATTTAATACAATCATCGCCAACGCGATGTGCACAATGGATTTCTATGAAG GTCAAGCCCGAATGGATGGGTCTTTCTGCTCGTTcactgaagaggagaaaaagaagtaCCTGGATGAGGCACACACTGCAGGGGTCCGAAACATCGAGATGGAGTCGTCTGTGTTTGCTGCAGTGTGCAAACGTGGCAATATACGAG CTGCAGTTGTTTGTGTGACATTGCTGGATCGTCTGAAAGGGGACCAGATAACCTGCTCACTTGATGTTCTGCACAACTACGAAAAAAGACCAAAGAGCCTTGTTGGGCGCTACATCAAAAAGCACCtcagtgtttga